ataatctttaactttttgaaaagataaatttaataccTATCGTAGAGTTAAAGTTGCTCTTTTGTAAACTTTTAATTACGAACTTGtgttgtgaaaatatttttattacaaaaaattttaaaaatattatattatatatatagtaataacAAGCCCCCAATTctatcaaaacaaataaatccTATGTAGTACTCGGATAGTACCGGCCCAATCTCAATCTTTGGCCATGGCCCAATCTTGACCTTCGACTTGCACTCCAATCTCAACCCACGACCTAGTCTTAACCcatggcccaatctcggccAAAGCTCGATCCTGGCTGGCTCTATGCCAGCCAACAACAACATCATCAACTGCATGTTATGTATTCCCATGTCTATTCAATATGTCATCTATATTAATGGCAGATCATATCCCCATTAATGATAGTCTCATCGACACCATGCCACTACCAAAAAGTTCTGGTGCCAGACGACCAATCCTATCACCCTGCAAACACACGATGCATGTATGCAGAAGGACCTCTCCTCCTTTTATATAAATCAACTCTCTTTAGAACCAATGTATGTTCTCTTTTTAGTTTACCCAtgctctattatttttactcccTGACTTACTTGAACATCAAAGTATCTACATGTGTCAATCCCTCCCCTAATGGATCGATCGTCAACCAATTCCTTATCGTTACAAGCTTGCCTCTATCGTCCCTTTTGGCTAGGAAAGAAGAGTAGTGACCCTCCTTAAAATTATCTTagcatatatttattttaaggtGGGTTTTCTtggcatcatatatatatatatatatatgtgggacACAAAGGACTCCACCCCATTCTCTGCAAGTGAAAATTTAACCAAGGACTTATCCACATAAAAAGTTGAGGTTTTTCAAGGATCGGCTGTCACATCCTTCTGAAAATAAAGTGCTCCTTAAAGCGGAATCCTATCCCTTCAACCATGGAATGTATTTAATGGTCAAAGATAGATAGACTTTTAATaataggaaattaaaaaaaaaaactgattttTACTCGCAATCTAACACAGTAGCCTAGCTTTGTGGGTCTCCCATCTTTTTGAATGCTTTTGCTGGCCTACTAGGGTTTTGATGTCATGCCCCAAGGGCcatcatatgtatatatatatatatatggctctTAATTTGTTTATGTAACTAAAATGCaggtatattattattattattattattattattattatcctgAAGGAGTGGTTTGGTTTTTATAGAAAAAACCCTCAACCagtgtcatatatatatatatatgtaacagtACTGATATatttcactaattaattaagcttGCATAATTAAACGACTTGagtgacaaaaagaaaaaatcctaAAACTTTGAGGTTTTGAGGTCTGAATATTCTTGTGGTTGGGcaggattttgatttatatttatatttgttgtaatttaatactttattggttaaatttatgatgtggaagtgtaattgaatgATATTTGAATGCAAATTGTACCCATAAAAAATGACTTCACCCTAATTCTAGCTAGttttcttctattctcttcttATCTCATCTTAAATGAAAAGTAGACACAAGTGTATtacaattaattaactaattattaaGGTCTAACCATATAATTAGGTTAAATTTCAAATGAAAgtagcttatatatatatatatgtagagagagagagagagagagagagagagagagagagagaggtagctAGGTTTGGCATGATATAAAGTAGCTTAGCCATGCACCaagctttcttttgtttttttttttttttttttttttttggctatgaATATATAAGCTTCGACATCAACAACCCATTAAGCTAATTAAGCATCATGCTTATTTCtttgtcatttatttattaactaTTAAGCTAATTAAACGTGCCGTGCatcatgtatatacatatatactggGTAGGGTAGGGTAGAGTAGGCTTGTTCATATTAACCACCCAACGCCCAATTAACACGTAGCTAAGCTAACCCCACCGTttcattaatttcttctatatatatatatatatattaattgggtTTGATTAATTAGCGGTAATGACGCGCGCGCATGCAAGGTTTTTCAAAGAGTAAAGCTATAAAAGTCTTTGATTAATTTccacctttttctttctttctttcttccactTTGATCCTACGATCGAACAACCCATCCATTCATTGACTGAAAAATGTTATGTCACCAccttttgcatatatatatatatatatatataaatgttggGTAATTAATAAGAACTGATCAGCTAGCGCTGCCGCCGCCATGGGCCGCAACAGCTGCACCACCAGTGACATTGCCGGCGGGAGCCGGGCTTAAGAGATTTGTGGGCAGCAGCAGGAGTGCCGGTGGAATGTCGCTCTCTTAACGACCAAAAAGAGACAAACATGAGATAAATTACATACAAAATAAGCTACTAGGAAAGAACAAAATTGTTGGGAGGCCCCATCCATCCCAAGTGGGCAATGGAACCATGTGCTTCCATATGGTGGTTGGCCAGCAGCCCCACCACATCCACAAAATattggttaattaattaattaatttaattatattcacaCCGATGACTTCTCTATCCTTCcaaacccctccccccccccccccccccccccaaaaaaaaaagaaactgatGAAAATGAAACATCAAACTTACAACTCAATTCAATTCTATAATATTACAACGATGAAAGATTGATTCCCCAAACTCTCCTCTTTCCCCACCGTCCATTctcaatcctctctctctctgagtctctctctctctctctctctctctctctctggttcaAGTAGATATTGTGTCAGAGGAGGTCGTGAAGTTTCCTTTTTGTCcttgtgaggaagaagaaggccCCTTTACTTACTTTGTGTCAGAAGAAAATCTTTCATGTCCAATGGTTATTTCAATTCTGATGACTGTTTCATTCCATCGCAAGAACCGACCAACCCCTTTGTAGATCATATAAACACTACCTTAGATTCAGCTTTCAGCTTTACATAAGTGCCCATGTGTCCGAAACCCTAATTTTGCTGTCACGTACGCTCGCACTAGTCTAGCTTCTTCTCTTTATTGATctccacacacatatatatatatatatatcgatgaAGCCTACTAGTTCCATTAGAACTAGGTTTGCTTATGGGTTTCTTAGAGCCATGAAAAGGCTCAGAAACCGCAGAAGACCTGCcgcttcatcatcatcatcatcatcatctgcaGCGCGAGCGGCTTTTGGACGCTATCGTAAGCTAAAGATGGTGGCCGATGCGTCAATGGCTTCGGCAGTGGGGTCGAGGAGAGCCTGGAGCAGGGCCTTGCTCTGGAAAATTACCCGTCGCCAAGCGCTGGTGCGGCGTGCTTTGGCGGGAAAAAGGAGAAGGTCTGGTGGAGACGACAGCGGAATTAGAAGATCGGTAGTAGTAGAAAACGAGGGTACCCAAGATCATCATCATAATCAGTCTGGTGTTGCCCAAACTGATATCCTTCGAAGGCTGGTTCCAGGAGGTGAAAGCATGGATTTGTACAGCTTGTTGGGAGAAACTGCACACTACATAAAGTGCCTTACCATCCAGGTAAAAGTGATGAAGAATATTGTCGATTTCTGCTCTACCTGACTACTTTGGCCATACGTACTTGCAGTATCATCATATGATGGAAAATATAagtacaaattaattaataaatcccacagagagagagagagagagatgtttcGCCAGGAAGTTACATGCAGTTGTggaaacatacatacatacatatatatatatatatgcaggatGAAGATCAGGTGGTCTTAAATTTGCAGATGTAAATGATCATGGAAATATATAGCTTCTAAGTAGAAGCTAGCTTTTAAAGATGTAGAATGTAAATTATAGACAGATATATGCATGAGTGTATTCTGGAAACTGATGGCTTTAAAGTTCCCCAGTACAGATCTGTTGCTTGTAATTCTACGCTTttatccatccatccatccatccttGTAGCTCTTCAGGCTGTTTGTTGATTCCTTTgcctctttaattatttgtttgatCCAAATGGAACCTACTCACTCTCGCCGTGCTTCATTTATATCTGCATTTGATGATTACTAATCGTTGATGTATTGTAAAGGAATTTTTCTGTGTTCGCttgatgataaaataaaataaaattaaaaaaaaaaaaaaaagaatcccCTTTAATATGGTTTTGACTTGGAAGATCTGAATGATCTAGTTTCAAGTACCAAAACAAAACCCCTCTTCCCCTTAATTTGTTACAAAATGTAGAAGAAGTAGACATTTCTAAGAGGAAAAGAGCTACTTCTTGTACTGAAGTCATGAACTGAACAAACAATAATGTTCCTGTTTTTGGAAAATGTCTTGacaccatatatataatatgcatgtACGTACTACACATTCTTCAATAGTTCATTTTGTTTTCACCTGTCGTGGCATCAGTAACGATTCAACATCTCACACAATTACTTTCTAATCCATGGTATAATTGATCCTTTTTGCTAGTTTGATGCCCTGAGCTTAAATTAAa
The Diospyros lotus cultivar Yz01 chromosome 12, ASM1463336v1, whole genome shotgun sequence DNA segment above includes these coding regions:
- the LOC127814089 gene encoding transcription factor IBH1-like; protein product: MKPTSSIRTRFAYGFLRAMKRLRNRRRPAASSSSSSSSAARAAFGRYRKLKMVADASMASAVGSRRAWSRALLWKITRRQALVRRALAGKRRRSGGDDSGIRRSVVVENEGTQDHHHNQSGVAQTDILRRLVPGGESMDLYSLLGETAHYIKCLTIQVKVMKNIVDFCST